In a genomic window of Dyadobacter fermentans DSM 18053:
- a CDS encoding Ig-like domain-containing domain: MLRTIVFAILVLFFFERCAQQVPPTGGKRDSIPPNLVESNPLNKTLNFKGKKIELFFDEYVVVDNINQKLVITPEADNPYSYKQNGMSVALTFKNQFKDSTTYTLNFGDAIKDFAEKNPAKNLKIVFSTGTSLDSGRVYGTLKDIRTNKPIFDALVGLYNVSDTLNIAKQKPYYFSRTDSSGVFSIENIQTRQYKLIAIDDKNRNMLYNAKDERMGFLGKTITAGTDSASYALNMYLSDNTALKVQRTLPKVNNYAVVFSKPIENVEVTFVNKDSLPYLLEPGGTNLKFFNVEPHADTTLVKLKTLDSLGITTEFEQKIAFQAQRGKTRQLDPLTLTTIPEANKPLTNEFTYKLILNKPVKTLDDQKIAIISDSLTNEPLNAFKYTWNTNRNILTIAAKSFAKDSVKFDIPKGSIISVEGDTLAKTLLKHPVLNEEDFGVIRGRVTNADTAVHFILELVDEQYKVVETVYASPYTFKNIPQGKYFLRITVDKNRNRRWDTGQIDKDLQPEPVYYLPDKILLKANFELNDINITIPEEK; encoded by the coding sequence ATGCTTAGAACGATTGTATTTGCCATCCTCGTGCTGTTTTTTTTCGAACGCTGCGCCCAGCAAGTCCCGCCCACAGGAGGTAAGCGCGATTCCATTCCGCCCAACCTCGTGGAAAGTAATCCATTGAACAAAACCCTCAATTTTAAAGGCAAAAAAATCGAACTGTTCTTCGACGAATATGTGGTCGTTGATAATATCAATCAAAAACTCGTGATCACGCCGGAAGCCGACAACCCCTATTCCTACAAGCAAAATGGCATGTCGGTGGCGCTTACATTCAAAAATCAGTTCAAGGACAGCACTACTTACACGCTGAATTTCGGTGATGCGATCAAGGATTTTGCAGAAAAAAATCCGGCAAAAAACCTCAAGATCGTGTTCAGCACCGGCACCTCGCTCGACTCCGGGCGCGTGTACGGAACCCTCAAAGACATTCGCACAAACAAACCGATTTTCGACGCCCTGGTAGGTCTTTATAATGTGAGCGACACGCTCAATATCGCCAAGCAGAAGCCCTACTATTTCTCCCGCACCGACAGCAGCGGCGTATTTTCCATCGAGAACATCCAGACAAGGCAATACAAACTGATCGCGATCGACGACAAAAACCGGAATATGCTCTACAATGCAAAGGACGAACGCATGGGATTTTTGGGAAAAACCATCACCGCCGGCACCGATTCGGCGTCCTACGCGCTGAATATGTACCTGTCGGACAACACGGCCCTCAAAGTTCAAAGGACGCTGCCCAAAGTGAATAATTACGCTGTGGTTTTCAGCAAACCGATCGAAAACGTTGAAGTCACATTCGTGAATAAGGATTCACTGCCCTACCTGCTCGAGCCGGGGGGCACAAACCTCAAATTTTTCAATGTAGAGCCTCATGCAGACACCACGCTGGTTAAGCTTAAAACCCTCGATTCCCTCGGGATTACGACGGAATTCGAACAAAAAATCGCATTTCAGGCGCAGCGCGGCAAAACCCGCCAGCTCGATCCGCTCACACTTACCACCATTCCGGAAGCCAACAAGCCACTCACAAATGAATTCACCTACAAGCTGATCCTGAACAAGCCCGTGAAGACATTAGATGATCAAAAAATCGCCATTATCTCCGACAGCCTCACAAATGAACCATTAAATGCATTTAAATACACCTGGAACACCAACCGGAATATCCTCACGATTGCCGCAAAATCCTTTGCCAAGGACAGCGTGAAATTCGACATTCCGAAGGGCTCCATTATCAGTGTGGAAGGCGATACACTGGCTAAAACGCTGCTCAAACATCCTGTGCTAAACGAAGAGGATTTCGGCGTGATACGCGGGCGCGTAACGAATGCTGATACGGCCGTCCACTTCATTCTTGAGCTCGTAGATGAGCAGTATAAGGTCGTCGAAACGGTGTACGCATCGCCGTATACTTTCAAGAATATCCCTCAAGGAAAATACTTTTTACGCATCACGGTCGACAAAAACCGGAACAGAAGATGGGACACTGGCCAAATCGACAAGGATCTACAGCCTGAACCGGTTTATTACCTGCCCGACAAGATCCTTTTGAAGGCCAACTTCGAGCTGAATGACATCAATATCACCATTCCTGAAGAAAAATAA